From Nicotiana tabacum cultivar K326 chromosome 22, ASM71507v2, whole genome shotgun sequence, one genomic window encodes:
- the LOC107782702 gene encoding dirigent protein 22-like, whose translation MASFYSYTLSIPYFVILSILFNPSQGSFVEEFSDILATKRSEKTSRLHFYFHDIVSGKNPSSIKVISTGGDGIYGFGKTFIFDDALTVGPNASSKIIGRAQGIYSIASQSELALLMVLTFEFIEGKYNGSSISILGRNSVPRDVREMPIVGGTGLFRFARGYALAHTFKFDIKSGNAIVEYNVFVQHF comes from the coding sequence ATGGCTTCTTTCTATAGTTACACTCTCTCTATTCCGTATTTCGTAATTCTCTCAATCCTCTTTAATCCTTCACAAGGATCGTTTGTTGAGGAATTTTCTGATATTCTAGCCACAAAACGAAGTGAGAAAACGAGCCGCCTCCATTTCTACTTCCATGACATTGTCAGTGGAAAAAATCCTTCTTCAATCAAAGTCATTTCAACAGGAGGAGATGGAATCTACGGTTTTGGTAAAACTTTCATTTTTGATGATGCATTAACGGTAGGGCCTAATGCATCATCTAAGATTATAGGAAGAGCACAGGGGATTTACTCCATCGCTTCGCAGAGTGAGCTTGCATTGCTTATGGTTTTGACCTTTGAATTCATTGAAGGCAAGTATAATGGCAGCAGCATAAGTATTCTTGGGAGAAATTCAGTTCCCAGAGATGTTAGGGAGATGCCTATTGTGGGAGGCACTGGACTGTTTAGGTTTGCTAGAGGTTATGCATTGGCCCATACTTTTAAGTTTGATATAAAGAGTGGAAATGCTATTGTAGAATACAATGTGTTTGTTCAACACTTTTGA